GAATTCATCGAAGGCCTGGTTGCTGTTGAACGCGCGGATGACCCAGTCTCGATAGGCCCAGATTTCGCGATAGTTGTCCAGGTGCAGGCCGTGCGTATCGCCGTAGCGGGCGGCGTCCAGCCAGTAGCGAGCCATGTGTTCGCCATAGTGCGGCGACGCCAGCAGACGGTCGACAACCCTTTCGTAGGCGTCGGGCGAACCGTCGCTGATGAACGCTTCGACTTCGTCCACGGTCGGCGGAAGTCCGGTCAGGTCGAGCGTCACTCGCCGAATCAGCGACACGCGATCCGCTGCCGATGCCTGCGACAGTCCCGCAGTCTTCAGCCGGCGCAGAACGAAGTGGTCGATGGGATTGCGGACGGTTGCGTGTTCAAAGGCAGTGTCGTCGACGGCCGGGCGTTCGATGGGCGCGAACGCCCAGTGCTGGCCCCAGTCGGCACCTTCCGTGATCCACTGTTGCAGGAGACTGATCTCGTCCGCGGTGAGCTGCTTTCCAAAATCGGCGGGAGGCATCCTGCGGTCCGGGTCCGATGCGGTGATCCGCGCGATCAGCTCACTGTCGTCCGGCTTGCCGGCAACGATGGCAAATAAGCCGCTTTCGAGCGATCCCTTTGCGGATTCCTCCGCGTCCAGCCGGAGGCCGGCCTGACGTTCATGCTCATCGGGTCCGTGGCATTGGAAGCACTTGTCGGACAGGATTCCGCGAATCTGTTGTGAGAACGAAATCTCGTCGGCATGAACACCTGCCATGAACACAAACGGCAGCGCAGCGGCACAAACAACGCGAATCATGAGATAACTCGTTCGGCTGTGGAGTCAGGCATGCGTCGCAGACTGACTGGCGGGGCGTTGGCGGGAGGGACCGGCGACGACTGCCGCACGGCGCAGTCGGATTGTATGGCTCCGGCAGCCACGATGCAAAAACAGACTGCCCGCGCCACGATACCACGGGCATCGGTGACTTCGGTTCAACGGATCAGAGGCTTCGACCCCCGAACGTCGCGCGCGGAAGGTTCAGCCGCAACTTCGCGGTGACCGCGTCAGACGGCGGAACCTTCCTGGCAGTGCGTTCCAAGGCAGAAGCCGCTGGAACGAGACAGTGGTCCCCGCGACTCAGACCTCTTTGGAGTTAATCCAGCTCATCATGCGGCGAAGCTGTTTTCCGACGGATTCGATCAGGTGCATGCGTTCGCGGCGGCGGGTGGCGAAGAACGACGCCTGGCCGGCGCGGTTTTCCAGCAGCCAGTCGCGAGCGAACTGACCTGACTGGATCTCTTCCAGGATCTTCTTCATTTCCGCTTTGGTCTGGTCCGTCACGATACGCGGGCCGCGGGTGTAGTCGCCGTATTCTGCGGTATTCGACACGCTGTAACGCATGTAGTTCAAACCGCCCTGGTAGAACAGATCCACGATCAGCTTCAGTTCGTGCATGCATTCAAAGTAGGCCATCTCCGGCTGATAACCGGCTTCGACCAGCGTTTCGAAGCCAGCTTTGACCAAAGCGCTGACTCCACCGCACAGCACCACCTGTTCGCCGAACAGATCGGTTTCGGTTTCTTCGGCGAAGGTCGTTTCGATGACTCCGCCGCGAGTTCCGCCGATTCCCTTGGCGTAGGCGAGTGCAAGCTGTCGCGACGTTTCGGCGGCACCTTCGCTGAGTGCAATCAGGCTGGGAACTCCACCGCCTTTTTCGTACTCGCTGCGCACCAGATGTCCGGGTCCCTTGGGAGCCACCAGGGCGGCATCAACACCTTCGGGCGGACGCACCTGTCCGAAGTGAATGTTGAAGCCGTGGCTGCACATCAGCAGA
Above is a genomic segment from Planctomycetaceae bacterium containing:
- the ilvC gene encoding ketol-acid reductoisomerase gives rise to the protein MAARVYYDDDADLSLLKGKTIAILGYGSQGHAQAQNLRDSGCEVVVGQRPGSPNYDLAVSHGFKPMSAADAAKAGDLVNILLPDEVQGGVYQSDVKPNLKPGNLLMCSHGFNIHFGQVRPPEGVDAALVAPKGPGHLVRSEYEKGGGVPSLIALSEGAAETSRQLALAYAKGIGGTRGGVIETTFAEETETDLFGEQVVLCGGVSALVKAGFETLVEAGYQPEMAYFECMHELKLIVDLFYQGGLNYMRYSVSNTAEYGDYTRGPRIVTDQTKAEMKKILEEIQSGQFARDWLLENRAGQASFFATRRRERMHLIESVGKQLRRMMSWINSKEV